Proteins encoded within one genomic window of Spiribacter curvatus:
- a CDS encoding NAD(P) transhydrogenase subunit alpha, translated as MAIEGFVAIYIFMLAGFAGFEVISRVPVILHTPLMSGSNFVHGIVVVGAMVVLGHAETLPEQIIGFIAVLLAAGNAVGGYVVTERMLEMFKSKDEQKKGAQE; from the coding sequence ATGGCGATCGAAGGCTTTGTCGCAATCTATATATTCATGCTGGCAGGCTTTGCCGGCTTCGAGGTCATCAGCCGGGTGCCGGTCATCCTGCATACACCACTGATGTCGGGTTCAAACTTCGTCCACGGGATCGTGGTCGTCGGCGCGATGGTGGTACTCGGTCATGCCGAGACGCTGCCGGAGCAGATTATCGGCTTCATCGCCGTGCTGCTCGCCGCGGGCAATGCCGTTGGCGGCTATGTCGTCACCGAGCGGATGCTCGAGATGTTCAAGAGCAAGGATGAGCAGAAGAAGGGGGCCCAGGAATGA
- a CDS encoding NAD(P) transhydrogenase subunit alpha: MSITIAVPKETANGEKRVALVPSVLKQFTKLGVDVRMQRGAGEAAGFPDDLYEGVSWADDQTALYNEADVVLRVQPPSVEEAGKLPEKSLLLGFLTPHEGDSRIRNLNKRSVSSFALELVPRITRAQGIDALSSQANIAGYKCALLASYLSPKLFPMLTTAAGTVRPAKVVIIGAGVAGLQAIATAKRLGAIVEAYDVRSATREQVESLGGKFIDTGVSAEGEGGYARELTEDEKARQAEILAQHIAQADAVITTASIPGRPAPKIIDQATVERMKAGAVIVDMAAETGGNCALTEAGKDVTHHGVTIAGPKNIPSMAATHASEMYARNLVNLLGLIIKDGEIHLDWDDQVVADSCLTHDGETRHAPTRERMEGDK, encoded by the coding sequence ATGAGTATCACCATCGCCGTCCCCAAGGAAACGGCCAACGGAGAAAAGCGCGTCGCCCTCGTGCCCAGCGTGCTCAAGCAGTTCACCAAGCTTGGCGTTGATGTGCGCATGCAGCGCGGTGCCGGGGAGGCCGCGGGCTTTCCCGATGATCTCTACGAGGGCGTCAGCTGGGCCGATGACCAGACCGCGCTCTACAACGAAGCGGACGTTGTGCTGCGCGTTCAGCCGCCCAGTGTGGAGGAGGCCGGCAAGCTCCCCGAGAAGAGCCTGCTGCTCGGGTTTCTGACGCCCCACGAGGGTGACAGCCGGATCCGTAACCTCAACAAGCGCAGTGTGAGCAGTTTCGCACTCGAACTGGTGCCGCGAATCACCCGGGCGCAGGGCATCGACGCCCTCTCCTCGCAGGCCAACATCGCCGGCTACAAGTGCGCCCTTCTGGCATCCTATCTGTCGCCGAAGCTGTTCCCGATGCTGACCACGGCGGCCGGCACGGTCCGCCCCGCCAAGGTTGTGATCATCGGCGCCGGTGTAGCGGGCCTGCAGGCCATCGCCACCGCCAAGCGCCTCGGCGCCATCGTCGAGGCTTACGACGTGCGCTCAGCCACGCGCGAGCAGGTCGAGTCGCTGGGTGGCAAGTTCATCGATACCGGCGTCAGCGCCGAGGGCGAAGGGGGCTACGCGCGCGAGCTCACCGAGGATGAGAAGGCCCGCCAGGCGGAAATCCTCGCTCAGCACATCGCGCAGGCGGATGCCGTGATAACGACGGCGTCGATTCCCGGCCGTCCAGCACCGAAGATCATCGATCAGGCAACGGTGGAGCGGATGAAGGCCGGTGCGGTCATCGTCGATATGGCGGCCGAGACCGGTGGCAACTGCGCGCTCACCGAGGCCGGCAAGGATGTGACCCATCATGGCGTGACCATCGCCGGACCGAAGAACATCCCCAGCATGGCTGCCACCCACGCGAGCGAGATGTACGCCCGCAATCTGGTCAACCTGCTGGGTCTGATCATCAAGGATGGCGAAATCCACCTCGACTGGGATGACCAGGTGGTGGCCGACAGCTGTCTGACCCACGACGGCGAGACCCGTCATGCGCCGACCCGCGAGCGCATGGAAGGAGACAAGTAA
- a CDS encoding HNH endonuclease: protein MMSLQQPILRTDVSGMPLEWMTYQDAVRLYHLDQVAYTCGHTLYRVHGGYSARTGLRSVVDVNSIIATAGAMQTSLKGHPAYRPPLNNATLFRRDDHLCLYCGERRPVRELSRDHIKPISRGGVDTWSNVVTACKRCNNLKGSRTPEQAGMQLLAVPFAPTHAEYVYLQGRRILADQMAFLRAHFPRRSPLRQRLESVTD from the coding sequence ATGATGAGTCTGCAGCAGCCGATCCTGCGAACTGACGTATCCGGCATGCCGCTGGAGTGGATGACTTACCAGGACGCGGTCCGCCTCTATCACCTCGATCAGGTGGCCTATACCTGCGGCCACACGCTGTATCGCGTCCATGGCGGCTACAGCGCCCGTACCGGGCTGCGCAGCGTGGTCGACGTCAACTCGATCATCGCCACCGCCGGTGCGATGCAGACCAGCCTCAAGGGCCATCCGGCTTATCGCCCGCCGCTGAACAACGCCACGCTGTTCCGGCGGGATGACCATCTGTGCCTCTACTGTGGTGAACGCCGGCCGGTGCGTGAGCTCTCCCGCGACCATATCAAGCCCATCAGCCGCGGGGGCGTCGATACCTGGTCAAATGTGGTGACCGCCTGTAAGCGCTGCAATAACCTCAAGGGCAGCCGGACGCCGGAACAGGCTGGCATGCAGCTGCTGGCCGTGCCCTTCGCTCCCACCCATGCCGAGTACGTCTATCTGCAGGGACGCCGGATTCTGGCTGATCAGATGGCCTTCCTGCGCGCCCATTTCCCGCGCCGCAGCCCGCTCAGGCAGCGGCTTGAGTCAGTCACCGACTAG
- a CDS encoding VacJ family lipoprotein: MSHRIPERPSLTTLTRAVALLMLALALSGCATSGGTSANDPIEGVNRGVYDFNEGLDTYALEPASEGWTRVTTDGVRTSVDNFFTNLEAPGYVLNDLLQGKAVDAGRESVRFVVNSTVGLLGLFDPASAWLGLEGRAEDFGQTLGVWGVDSGPYLVLPLFGPSDTRDVTQYPVAHYTNVLTYVTLDTLTFGALTALNVVNTRAQVAGAARFRDDAAVDPYVFTRSAYRQYRRGQINDGEVSVEDDAYSDFFDEMEAPPAE; encoded by the coding sequence ATGAGCCACCGAATCCCTGAGCGCCCATCGCTGACAACGCTCACACGCGCTGTCGCTCTGCTCATGCTCGCCCTCGCGCTGAGCGGCTGTGCAACCAGTGGTGGGACGTCGGCGAATGACCCCATCGAGGGGGTCAACCGCGGGGTCTATGACTTCAACGAAGGGCTCGACACCTATGCCCTCGAGCCGGCCAGCGAGGGCTGGACGCGCGTGACCACCGACGGCGTGCGCACCAGCGTCGATAATTTCTTCACCAACCTCGAGGCCCCCGGGTATGTGCTCAACGACCTCCTCCAGGGGAAGGCGGTGGACGCCGGCCGCGAGTCGGTCCGCTTTGTGGTGAACAGCACCGTCGGGTTACTGGGGCTGTTCGATCCGGCGTCGGCCTGGCTGGGGCTCGAGGGTCGTGCCGAGGACTTCGGTCAGACGCTGGGGGTCTGGGGTGTCGACAGTGGCCCGTATCTGGTGCTGCCGCTGTTCGGTCCCTCGGATACCCGTGATGTCACTCAGTATCCAGTGGCGCACTACACCAACGTCCTCACCTACGTGACGCTGGACACCCTGACCTTCGGCGCCCTGACTGCGCTCAATGTCGTCAACACCCGGGCACAGGTCGCCGGTGCGGCGCGGTTCCGTGACGATGCCGCAGTGGATCCCTATGTCTTCACCCGATCGGCCTACCGGCAGTATCGGCGCGGACAGATCAACGACGGCGAAGTGTCGGTCGAGGACGATGCCTACTCCGACTTTTTCGATGAAATGGAAGCGCCGCCGGCTGAGTGA